The following DNA comes from Thermus oshimai DSM 12092.
TCCTTCTTGGGGCGCTCGTTGATCTCCTCGGAGGCGAAAAGGGCCTCCAGCTCCTCCAGGCGCTGCACCCGGGCGGAGATGGTGCGGAAGTTGGTGAGCATGCCGCCCAGCCAGCGCTGGTTCACGTAGGGCATCCCCGCGCGGTCCGCTTCCATGCGCACGATGTCCTGGGCCTGCTTCTTGGTGCCCACGAAGAGGACCGTGCCCCCGCGCATGGCGAGGTCCTCGAGGAAGCGGAAGGTGCGCTCCAGCTCCACCATGGTCTTCTGGAGGTCAATGATGTGGATGCCGTTGCGCTCCGCGTAGATGTACTTGGCGAACTTGGGGTTCCAACGCTTGCGCTCGTGGCCAAAGTGGACCCCGGCCTCCAGGAGCTCCTTTACGCTGATCTCTACAGGCATAATCCTCCCATCGGGGAAGGTTGGGCTTGGCGTTTCCGGTGCGCCGGCCTCTTTCCCAAGGGACCTTCCCCTGCCCGAGGGCTGGTCCGGCACACCCTTCCGATTATAGGGCCCCTTATGCCTTTACGTAAGCCCCCCCTTTGGCCTATACTCTCCTAGGCTTGGGGCGGTAGCTCAGAGGGAGAGCACCCGCCTTGCAAGCGGGAGGACGGGGGTTCAAATCCCCCCCGCTCCACCAAGTCCAGGACGGCAAAACCCACCCTCACCCGGGGGTGGGTTTTGCCTTTGGACCGCAACGCGGACCGCAACCCGGACCCAGACTGCAACCCTTGCAGGTTTTCCCGCCTCATGCCCTGGCCCTCCCCGGGGCCCGGAGAAGGTCCTCGGGGTCCAGGACCCACCCCTGGCGCTCGTGCTCCAGGACGTGCCG
Coding sequences within:
- the rpsB gene encoding 30S ribosomal protein S2, which translates into the protein MPVEISVKELLEAGVHFGHERKRWNPKFAKYIYAERNGIHIIDLQKTMVELERTFRFLEDLAMRGGTVLFVGTKKQAQDIVRMEADRAGMPYVNQRWLGGMLTNFRTISARVQRLEELEALFASEEINERPKKEQVRLKHELERLQKYLSGFRRLKRLPDAVFVVDPTKEAIAVREARKLFIPVVALADTDSDPELVDYIIPGNDDAIRSIQLILSRVADLIIQARGGVVEPSPSLALVEEAERQEMLASGDEEVEA